Proteins found in one Coffea eugenioides isolate CCC68of chromosome 5, Ceug_1.0, whole genome shotgun sequence genomic segment:
- the LOC113770641 gene encoding 1-aminocyclopropane-1-carboxylate oxidase 1, producing MENFPVINMKNLNGDKRASTMEHIKDACENWGFFELVNHGIPHEMMDTVERLTKGHYKKCMEQRFKELVASKALEGVQAEITDMDWESTFFLRHLPVSNISQVPDLDDEYRTIMKEFAVRLEKLAEELLDLLCENLGLEKGYLKKAFYGSKGPNFGTKVSNYPPCPKPELIKGLRPHTDAGGIILLFQDDKVSGLQLLKGDQWVDVPPMKHSIVVNLGDQLEVITNGKYKSVLHRVIAQTDGNRMSLASFYNPGNDAIIYPAPALLEKEAEERKEVYPKFVFDDYMKLYAGLKFQAKEPRFELMKNVEANVTMGPIATA from the exons ATGGAGAACTTCCCAGTAATCAACATGAAAAACCTCAATGGTGACAAGAGAGCTTCCACCATGGAGCATATAAAGGATGCTTGTGAAAACTGGGGTTTCTTTGAG TTGGTGAACCATGGAATCCCACATGAGATGATGGACACAGTTGAAAGATTGACAAAAGGTCATTACAAGAAATGCATGGAGCAAAGGTTCAAGGAGTTGGTGGCAAGCAAGGCTTTAGAGGGTGTACAAGCTGAGATTACTGATATGGATTGGGAGAGCACATTTTTCTTGCGCCACCTTCCTGTCTCAAACATTTCACAAGTCCCTGATCTAGATGATGAATACAG GACCATCATGAAGGAGTTTGCTGTAAGATTAGAAAAACTGGCTGAAGAACTTCTTGATTTACTATGTGAAAATCTTGGTCTTGAGAAGGGCTATTTGAAGAAAGCCTTTTATGGTTCAAAAGGTCCCAATTTTGGCACCAAGGTTAGCAACTACCCTCCATGTCCCAAGCCAGAATTGATTAAGGGACTTCGACCACACACTGATGCTGGTGGGATTATCTTGCTTTTCCAAGATGATAAAGTAAGTGGTCTACAACTGCTCAAGGGTGATCAATGGGTTGATGTCCCTCCAATGAAGCACTCTATTGTGGTCAACCTTGGTGACCAACTGGAG GTGATTACCAATGGAAAATACAAAAGTGTGCTCCACCGAGTCATAGCTCAAACAGATGGAAATAGGATGTCACTTGCTTCATTCTACAATCCAGGCAATGATGCAATTATATATCCAGCACCAGCACTGCTGGAAAAAGaagcagaagaaagaaaagaagtctACCCAAAATTTGTTTTTGATGACTACATGAAACTCTATGCTGGACTTAAATTCCAGGCCAAAGAGCCAAGATTTGAACTAATGAAGAACGTGGAAGCCAATGTTACCATGGGTCCAATTGCAACAGCTTAG